GGTGGAGTTCGCCCAGGGCGGGCTGCCCGGCGCCGTCAACCTGCCGCTGATGGATGACGAGGAACGCCACCGGGTCGGCATCGCCTACGCACAGCAGGGCCAGCAGGCGGCCATTGAGCTTGGGCAGCGGCTGGTCGCCGGGGGCATCAAGCGCGCCCGGATGGAAGCCTGGCAGCAGGAACTCGAGCAGTACCCGGACGCGGTACTATATTGTTTTCGCGGGGGGCTGCGCTCCGAAACCGCCCAGCAGTGGCTATGGGATGCAGGCATCGAGCGTCCGCGAATTCGCGGTGGCTGGAAGGCCATGCGCAAGCTGATCTGCGATCACGTCGATGCCGCCAGCGAGCGCCCGATGCTGGTGGTCAGCGGCCTGACCGGTTCGGCCAAGACGCCGCTGATCAACGGCCTCGGTCAGGGGCTCGACCTCGAGGGCTGTGCCCGCCACAAGGGCTCGGCCTTCGGTCGCCACCCGATGCCGGCGCCCAGCCAGATCAACTTCGAGCATGCTATAGGCATGGGGCTTTTGAATCTTGAGGACCCGCAGGGTCCGGCGGTGGTCGAGGACGAATCGCGCCACATCGGCGCCGCCAACGTGCCGTTGATCTTCTGGCGTGGCATGGAAGAGGCACCGCGCATCCGCGTCGAGATGCCGCTGGACTGGCGGCTGGCGCAGATCCGCAAGGACTACATCGACGATCTTTGGGCGCTATATCAGGGCCAATACGGTGACTGGCTGGGTTGGGCGCTGATGCGCAAGCAGCTTTCCACGGCGCTGGGCCGGCTGCGCAAGCGCCTGGGGCTTGCGCGCCTGCAACGCCTGCAGCGGCTGCAGACGCTGGCCTTTCGCGAACACGAGCGCGGCAACCGCCAGGCGCATGAGGCTTGGCTGGGGCCGCTGCTCACCGAATACTACGATCCGCTGTATCGCCACCAGCTCGAGAAGCACCCCCACACCTTCCTGCATGTGGGGGACTGGGATAGCTGCCTTGAGTTCGCCAAGGACTGGTCAGCGCGCCACGCTGCGTAGCCACTGCACCATCAGCCGGTCGAGCAGCGCTGCCTGGTGGTCGACGCGCCGCGTGTCGGCAAGAATGGCCTCGGGTGCCTGCACGTGGAGGCCCTCCAGGGGGCTGGCGCCTACGTGCGTCTGCGCCGCGAGATGCTCGAAGAGCGCCGAGATGCTGGCGTCGGTGGCTTCCAGATGACACTGCAATGCCACCACTCGGCCTCGGTCCCAGGCGAAACCCTGCAGCGGGCTCGCCTCGCTGCCGCCCAGCGGCAGGGCGCCGTCGGGCAGGCCGAAGATGTCACGCTGCCAGCTGAAGGCCTCGAAGGTCTCGGGCAGGTCGAAGGGACTCTCCGGGGCGAGTTCGATGCGCTGCCAGCCAAGGGCCGGGTAGGTGCCGCGGGAGACAATGGCACCCAGGCCCTCGGCGATCAGCCGTGCCCCCATGCCGACGCCGAGCACCGGCTTGCCGCTCTTCAGCGCGCGGGTCAAAAGCTTCTTCTCGCGGGCGAGCCAGGGATGAGTCGCGGTATCATCGACGGCAAGATCACCGTCGAGCAGCACCAGGGCGTCGCAGTCCGCGAGGCGCGGCGGCGCCTCGCCGGCGTAGAGGTGGCAGCTGTTGTGGCTGTGGCCCATGCTGTCCAGCCAGTCGGCGAAGCGGGCCGGGCCCAGGCCCGCAGCATGCTGAAGAAAGTAGATATGCATGGCGTCATGATGACCGGGGCGGGGGCGAGGCGTCCAGCGCCGGTTAGGCAGCGGCATCACGGTGCGGTTATCCAGGCACGATCATCCAGGTACGATCACCCCGGCACGCTTAACACGCGACAGGCATTACGCTAACAGGCATTACGATTAGGGGAGGGGGCATGGCCAGCAGCGCCGTACTTGAGCAGATCTACACCATCGTCGCCCAGATTCCGGAGGGCCGCGTCACCACCTATGGCAGCGTGGCCAAGATGACGGAGGGCGCCACTGCGCGCATGGTCGGTGGCGCCATGCGCCATCTGCCGGATGGCCACGGCTTGCCCTGGCATCGGGTGATCAATGCCACCCGGCGCGTCACCGAGCATGGCGGCGCCGTTCGCCAGCGCGAGAAGCTCCGCGCCGAGGGCGTGGTGTTCGACGCGCGGGGCAAGGTCCCGGCCGACCTGCTCTGGCCCTGAGGCAAGGCTGCGGTCTGCTTGCTCACGCGCGCATACTCACACGCTTACTTACTTACTTTCTTGCTTGCCGTCTTTCCCCCTATTTCCAGGAGACTCCATGACCCAGCCCGCCGGTGGCTTCAATGCCCGCCTGAAGAATCTCGACGCGCGCCGTCGCCTGGCCTTCATGGCCGCCCTCAGCGAGCGACTGATGCCCAACTACGCCCTCTATGCGGATCATGCCGAAGCCGGCGATCCAGCGGCGCTGCGCAACATCCTCGATCTGATCTGGGAGCACCTGACGGTGAAAGGCGCCAAGATCGACTTCGATCGTCAGGCCGAGAAGCTCGCCGAGCTCGAGCCGCCGGTCGATGACGACAGTTTTGGTGCACGGCGCGCTCTGGAAGCGGTGATGGCGATCTCGGCGATGCTCGACACCCTGCGCGGCGAAGCGCCGGAGGCGGTGCTGGAAGTCAGCCGTGCTTCGCTCAGCGGCGTGCGTGCCTTCATCGAGGTAAGCGAAGGCGAGGAAGACGAAACGCGGCTGGCGGCGCTGATCCGCGAGCATGAGCTGATGGCGGATGAACGCGATTTTCAGGATGCGGTGCTGGAAGCGGTCGAGGAAGGGGAGCTGGATCGCGACGCCCTCAAGGCGCTCAAGCGCCTGGGGCGTAACGAAGGGGTGAGCAATCTGGGGCTCACCCTCGACTAGGAGGGTGCAGGAAAGGTGCCGGGAGGGTGCAGGCACGGCGAGCAGCTAGAAGCGCACCCCGGCATTGAACATCGCGCCGGCGGTGCCGAACAGCAGCACGTCGGCTTCGAAGCGGCCCCAGCGCGCGCCTATGGTGGGCAGGATCGCCGGAGCGATGCCCAGGCTGTTATAGGAGATCTTGTCCTTCTTGTCGCCGTCATAGCCACGCAGCCCACCGGCGGTGAGCTTGGCACGTACTTCCACGTCTTCGCTGGGCTGCCAGAGAGGAAATTCGCGACCGGCATAGAAGTACCAGATCGGCTGGTCGAAGG
Above is a window of Halomonas sp. I5-271120 DNA encoding:
- the mnmH gene encoding tRNA 2-selenouridine(34) synthase MnmH, which translates into the protein MNLPQIDPSLDLLRERRRLIDVRAPVEFAQGGLPGAVNLPLMDDEERHRVGIAYAQQGQQAAIELGQRLVAGGIKRARMEAWQQELEQYPDAVLYCFRGGLRSETAQQWLWDAGIERPRIRGGWKAMRKLICDHVDAASERPMLVVSGLTGSAKTPLINGLGQGLDLEGCARHKGSAFGRHPMPAPSQINFEHAIGMGLLNLEDPQGPAVVEDESRHIGAANVPLIFWRGMEEAPRIRVEMPLDWRLAQIRKDYIDDLWALYQGQYGDWLGWALMRKQLSTALGRLRKRLGLARLQRLQRLQTLAFREHERGNRQAHEAWLGPLLTEYYDPLYRHQLEKHPHTFLHVGDWDSCLEFAKDWSARHAA
- a CDS encoding type 1 glutamine amidotransferase — encoded protein: MHIYFLQHAAGLGPARFADWLDSMGHSHNSCHLYAGEAPPRLADCDALVLLDGDLAVDDTATHPWLAREKKLLTRALKSGKPVLGVGMGARLIAEGLGAIVSRGTYPALGWQRIELAPESPFDLPETFEAFSWQRDIFGLPDGALPLGGSEASPLQGFAWDRGRVVALQCHLEATDASISALFEHLAAQTHVGASPLEGLHVQAPEAILADTRRVDHQAALLDRLMVQWLRSVAR
- a CDS encoding MGMT family protein, whose translation is MASSAVLEQIYTIVAQIPEGRVTTYGSVAKMTEGATARMVGGAMRHLPDGHGLPWHRVINATRRVTEHGGAVRQREKLRAEGVVFDARGKVPADLLWP
- a CDS encoding YjaG family protein, whose amino-acid sequence is MTQPAGGFNARLKNLDARRRLAFMAALSERLMPNYALYADHAEAGDPAALRNILDLIWEHLTVKGAKIDFDRQAEKLAELEPPVDDDSFGARRALEAVMAISAMLDTLRGEAPEAVLEVSRASLSGVRAFIEVSEGEEDETRLAALIREHELMADERDFQDAVLEAVEEGELDRDALKALKRLGRNEGVSNLGLTLD